The following are encoded together in the Paludisphaera mucosa genome:
- a CDS encoding ribosome-binding factor A, with protein MGRHFPLRRSEDWIPGEAIDREGSRLPGARRRRAGRGGGPSEPTSRKAMQLCHQVAVTLSEVLADCGDPLLQSLRVLNVEPAPDASRLTVALACDDAGAFGRVEDHLSRASGHLRGEIAQAITRKRAPVLIYHIAPVEIEA; from the coding sequence ATGGGACGTCATTTCCCCCTGCGCCGGAGTGAGGATTGGATCCCGGGCGAGGCGATCGACCGCGAAGGCTCGCGGCTCCCGGGGGCGCGGCGACGCCGCGCCGGCCGGGGCGGCGGGCCCTCGGAGCCGACGAGCCGCAAGGCGATGCAGCTCTGCCACCAGGTGGCGGTGACGCTGAGCGAGGTCCTCGCCGATTGCGGCGATCCGCTGCTCCAGAGCCTCCGGGTCCTGAACGTCGAGCCCGCGCCCGACGCCTCGCGGCTCACCGTCGCCCTGGCGTGCGACGACGCCGGGGCCTTCGGCCGCGTCGAGGACCACCTGTCGCGGGCCTCGGGCCACCTCCGCGGCGAGATCGCCCAGGCGATCACCCGCAAGCGCGCGCCGGTGCTGATCTATCACATCGCCCCGGTCGAGATCGAGGCCTGA
- the rtcA gene encoding RNA 3'-terminal phosphate cyclase: MSSPQPPSESLVVLDGSRGEGGGQILRTALSLSLLTGKPFRIVKLRAGRDKPGLRPQHKMAVEAAALLGRAEVLGTEVGSRDVVFRPGAVDPRDLTIDIGTAGSTGLVLQTLHLPLAMRAETAARVVLTGGTFNPKAPPYPFLEQTWRAHLTHMGLAVALATPAAGFYPRGGGRLEAWIEPGTPKPWVRTTRGDLLRIRGVAGTANLREDVARRLRDRALTRLAEEGWNVDLEIETATWPSPGQGAAISLTAEHAGSAPATFVAVGERGKPAELVADEAVDELLDFLGVPDAAVDPHSADQILLPLALAEGRSVYTVSRVTEHLRTNAGTIRAFLDREVAIEEAVAVDQPGRVVVG, translated from the coding sequence GTGTCGTCTCCCCAGCCCCCGTCGGAATCACTCGTCGTCCTCGACGGCTCGCGCGGCGAGGGGGGCGGGCAGATCCTCCGCACGGCCCTGTCGCTTTCGCTGCTGACCGGCAAGCCGTTCCGGATCGTGAAGCTCCGCGCCGGCCGCGACAAGCCGGGCCTGCGTCCGCAGCACAAGATGGCCGTCGAGGCCGCCGCCCTGCTCGGCCGCGCCGAGGTCCTCGGCACCGAGGTCGGCTCGCGCGACGTCGTCTTCCGCCCCGGCGCGGTCGATCCCCGCGACCTGACGATCGACATCGGCACCGCCGGCTCGACCGGCCTGGTGCTCCAGACCCTGCACCTGCCGCTGGCCATGCGCGCCGAGACCGCCGCCCGCGTGGTCCTGACCGGCGGGACGTTCAACCCCAAGGCCCCGCCTTACCCCTTCCTCGAGCAGACCTGGCGGGCGCACCTGACGCACATGGGCCTGGCCGTCGCCCTGGCGACGCCCGCGGCCGGCTTCTACCCCCGCGGCGGCGGCCGCCTCGAGGCCTGGATCGAGCCCGGTACGCCCAAGCCCTGGGTCCGCACGACCCGCGGCGACCTGCTGCGGATCCGCGGCGTCGCCGGGACCGCCAACCTCCGCGAGGACGTCGCCCGACGCCTGCGCGACCGGGCCCTGACCCGCCTCGCCGAGGAGGGCTGGAACGTCGACCTGGAGATCGAGACCGCGACGTGGCCCAGCCCCGGCCAGGGAGCGGCGATCAGTTTGACGGCCGAGCACGCCGGCTCCGCCCCCGCGACGTTCGTCGCCGTCGGCGAGCGCGGCAAGCCCGCGGAGCTGGTCGCCGACGAGGCCGTCGACGAGCTGCTGGATTTCCTCGGCGTCCCCGACGCCGCGGTCGACCCCCACTCGGCCGACCAGATCCTGCTGCCGCTGGCCCTCGCCGAGGGCCGCTCGGTCTACACCGTCTCGCGCGTGACCGAACACCTCCGCACCAATGCGGGCACCATCCGCGCGTTCCTCGACCGCGAGGTGGCCATCGAGGAAGCCGTGGCCGTCGACCAGCCGGGCCGGGTCGTCGTGGGCTGA